Proteins encoded by one window of uncultured Draconibacterium sp.:
- a CDS encoding rubrerythrin has product MTKLAGTKTEQNLLKAFAGESQARMRYDYFAKQAKKEGLEQIAAIFEETALNEKEHAKRFFKFLEDGNMVEITATYPAGKIGTTMENLKASAEGENEEWTELYPEFAKVAEEEGFKEVAMAFKLIARVEEAHENRYRTLYNNLEEGKVFKRGDKVVWKCRNCGFIHEGVAAPKMCPACQHSQAYFEIKESNY; this is encoded by the coding sequence ATGACAAAGTTAGCAGGTACAAAAACCGAACAGAATTTATTAAAAGCATTTGCCGGTGAGTCTCAGGCACGTATGCGTTATGATTATTTTGCAAAACAAGCCAAAAAAGAAGGTCTGGAACAAATAGCTGCCATTTTTGAAGAAACAGCATTAAACGAAAAAGAGCATGCCAAGCGTTTCTTTAAGTTTTTAGAGGATGGGAACATGGTTGAAATTACAGCTACTTACCCGGCAGGAAAAATTGGTACTACCATGGAAAATCTCAAAGCTTCGGCCGAAGGTGAAAACGAAGAGTGGACAGAGCTTTATCCTGAGTTTGCCAAAGTTGCAGAAGAGGAAGGTTTTAAAGAAGTAGCCATGGCATTTAAATTGATTGCCCGTGTTGAAGAAGCACACGAAAACCGCTACCGCACGTTATACAATAATCTAGAGGAAGGAAAAGTGTTTAAACGTGGCGATAAAGTGGTTTGGAAATGCCGAAATTGTGGTTTTATCCACGAAGGTGTTGCTGCTCCGAAAATGTGTCCGGCATGTCAGCACTCTCAGGCGTATTTCGAAATTAAAGAATCGAATTATTAG
- a CDS encoding SufE family protein, with amino-acid sequence MSIEEIQQEIIEEFSIYEDWMDKYAYLIELGNDLEDLDAKDKNDQNIIKGCQSRVWLVAELKDGKIYFRGESDAVIVKGLVALLLRVVSGRTPKELLETELHFIDDLGLKQHLSPTRSNGLLAMVKQIRLYAVAYSKIAG; translated from the coding sequence ATGAGCATAGAAGAAATTCAACAGGAGATAATTGAAGAGTTTTCGATATACGAAGATTGGATGGATAAATATGCCTACCTGATTGAATTGGGTAACGATTTGGAAGATTTGGATGCCAAAGATAAAAACGACCAGAACATTATTAAAGGATGTCAGTCGCGCGTGTGGTTGGTAGCCGAATTAAAAGATGGCAAAATTTACTTCCGCGGCGAGAGCGATGCTGTAATTGTTAAAGGACTGGTTGCATTGCTACTTCGTGTTGTTTCGGGCCGTACACCAAAAGAGTTACTTGAAACAGAACTGCATTTTATCGACGATCTGGGATTAAAACAACACCTGTCGCCAACCCGCTCGAATGGTCTGCTGGCCATGGTAAAACAAATTCGTTTATACGCTGTTGCTTATAGCAAGATTGCAGGATAA
- a CDS encoding iron-sulfur cluster assembly protein has product MDKRIDLIINNLKEVYDPEIPVNVYDLGLIYNVDVDENNQANILMTLTAPGCPVVDVLVDDITQAAQSVDGVEKVDVELTFEPPWDKSMMSEEARLELGFF; this is encoded by the coding sequence ATGGATAAAAGAATAGACTTAATTATAAATAACCTGAAAGAGGTTTACGACCCGGAGATTCCGGTTAATGTTTACGACCTGGGACTGATTTACAATGTTGATGTTGATGAAAACAACCAGGCAAATATCTTGATGACACTGACTGCTCCGGGCTGTCCGGTAGTTGATGTATTGGTTGACGATATTACTCAAGCCGCCCAATCGGTTGATGGTGTTGAAAAAGTTGATGTTGAATTAACGTTCGAACCGCCATGGGATAAATCGATGATGAGCGAAGAAGCCCGACTCGAACTGGGATTCTTTTAA